A single window of Rubripirellula lacrimiformis DNA harbors:
- a CDS encoding GNAT family N-acetyltransferase has translation MSILAIVMARATTAPVEQNFFGEAAVNPIIRKANHADPSRVWEIRRAAILSHCAGHYPDGLLADWTSGEMADSFVEAVVDRWWVATVADEVVGTGTLDGLTGQIDAIFVHPSHMGMGIGRQMMGHLESVAITAGLTRLTLDSTLNAAAFYRRCGFVGQRRGMYQSPRGISLPCIPMQKQLRTHV, from the coding sequence GTGTCCATCCTAGCGATCGTGATGGCCCGGGCGACCACCGCACCCGTTGAACAGAATTTTTTCGGCGAAGCCGCTGTGAATCCGATCATTCGAAAAGCCAACCACGCGGACCCAAGCCGAGTGTGGGAGATTCGCCGTGCAGCGATTTTGTCCCATTGTGCGGGGCACTATCCGGATGGCCTGTTGGCGGATTGGACATCTGGCGAAATGGCGGACTCGTTCGTCGAAGCGGTGGTCGACCGTTGGTGGGTTGCAACCGTTGCCGACGAAGTCGTGGGGACGGGCACGCTAGATGGTTTGACCGGCCAGATCGATGCGATCTTTGTCCACCCTAGTCACATGGGCATGGGGATTGGGCGGCAGATGATGGGCCACTTGGAATCGGTTGCGATCACGGCTGGCTTGACGCGATTGACATTGGATTCAACGCTGAATGCAGCCGCGTTTTACCGCCGCTGTGGTTTCGTTGGCCAGCGACGCGGCATGTACCAGTCGCCACGCGGAATCTCTCTGCCCTGCATACCGATGCAAAAGCAACTGCGGACCCATGTATAG